A single Nerophis ophidion isolate RoL-2023_Sa linkage group LG26, RoL_Noph_v1.0, whole genome shotgun sequence DNA region contains:
- the plpp6 gene encoding polyisoprenoid diphosphate/phosphate phosphohydrolase PLPP6: MSSPKAKRPSRGGGGGGGGGSPVLGAANGRYEFKSLSSDSATARLRASESPTRRRGSSSSTGSAGGHGPSEEDGIRLNPSLFRVALSSLLAIDLWLSKRLGVCAWEDSSWGSVRPLMKLIEVTGHGIPWLAGATYCLYKSDSAAGQEVMLNLLLGLLLDLVLVGVVKATVRRRRPAHNRMDMFATFSVDRYSFPSGHATRASMCGRFLLAHLVLAAPLRVLVLLWVGMVGLSRVMLGRHNVTDVAFGFWMGYCQYNLVEMLWLSPQALQGLLGQLAQRAH; this comes from the exons ATGTCTTCACCGAAGGCCAAACGCCCGAgtcgcggcggcggcggcggcggcggaggaGGAAGCCCGGTGCTCGGTGCCGCCAATGGCCGCTACGAGTTCAAGTCGCTGAGCTCCGACTCGGCCACCGCGCGCCTCCGGGCCTCGGAGAGCCCCACTCGCCGCCGGGGCTCCAGCTCCTCCACCGGCTCAGCCGGCGGACACGGGCCGTCGGAGGAGGACGGCATCCGGCTCAACCCGTCGCTTTTCCGCGTGGCCCTCAGCTCGCTGCTGGCCATCGACCTGTGGCTGTCCAAGCGGCTGGGGGTGTGCGCCTGGGAGGACTCGTCCTGGGGGAGTGTGCGGCCCCTCATGAAGCTCATCGAGGTGACCGGCCACGGCATCCCCTGGCTGGCTGGCGCCACCTACTGCCTCTACAAGAGCGACAGTGCCGCCGGACAGGAGGTCATGCTCAACCTCCTCCTGG GTCTGCTCCTGGACCTGGTCCTAGTTGGCGTGGTCAAGGCGACGGTGCGGCGGCGGAGGCCCGCCCACAACCGCATGGACATGTTCGCCACCTTCTCCGTGGACCGCTACTCCTTCCCCTCGGGCCACGCCACGCGCGCCTCCATGTGCGGCCGCTTCCTGCTGGCGCACCTGGTGCTGGCCGCCCCGCTGAGGGTCCTGGTGCTGCTGTGGGTGGGCATGGTGGGGCTGAGCCGCGTCATGCTGGGCCGCCACAACGTGACCGACGTGGCCTTCGGCTTCTGGATGGGCTACTGCCAGTACAACCTGGTGGAGATGCTGTGGCTCTCGCCGCAGGCCCTGCAAGGGCTGCTGGGACAATTAGCGCAGCGAGCACACTGA